The following proteins are co-located in the SAR202 cluster bacterium genome:
- the purL gene encoding phosphoribosylformylglycinamidine synthase subunit PurL: MKYTQSQLNEIALSSEEYELIVEKLGRDPNYLELGLFGALWSEHCGYKHSKNLIKTLPNSSTALLAKPGEENAGVIDIGNNLAIVFKIESHNHPSAVEPYQGAATGVGGIIRDILAMGARPIAILNSLRFGHVNNNRNEYLFEGIVSGISGYGNCIGIPNIGGETKFSDSYSGNPLVNAFCLGITNKNNLMSAASYTPGNIIMVIGSPTGRDGIHGASGLASRNLNKNESEQDKRPTVQIGNPFMEKVLIESCLEIVSKNLIESLQDLGAAGLTSAIVETVDKGKTGFNIDLAKVHQRENNMTPYEIMLSESQERMLIVFSPKNTNKILSILDKWDIEYSTIGEITDSQNAEIYFGENLVGNVPINTLTTPPLYNLDNTPPEEIIELQNIDLSSIPTPNKEKANEILIKLLSSPNIASKKPIFIQYDHQVQTNTIASPEDADSAIIRIKNSKVGIGISIDGNGKTTYLNPFEGGKIAVAEACRNLICSGVAPLAITNCLNFGDPTTQLVSYQLNQSVNGISEGCNTFGIPVISGNVSLYNSTEKGPIFPTPIIGAVGKIDDVKNITTSKFKNYDDLVILLGSNTLSNDHNDLAGSEYLEIIHKQIAGSPKIDLEFENRLQKCCLNLINNELLISAHDCSEGGVAVTLAESCILSNIGFESEIEINERWDVSLFGEKQSQIIVSINPNELISFSDICNDFNIPFVILGVTKPEIFKINSLISNTVSELKNAYSTNFVE, encoded by the coding sequence CCGAGATCCTAATTATCTTGAACTAGGTTTATTTGGTGCTCTATGGAGTGAGCATTGTGGATATAAACATTCTAAAAATCTAATTAAAACTCTACCTAATTCTAGTACTGCGCTCTTAGCAAAGCCAGGAGAAGAAAATGCTGGAGTCATTGATATTGGAAATAATTTAGCAATAGTATTTAAAATTGAGTCCCACAATCATCCATCCGCAGTTGAACCATATCAAGGTGCTGCAACCGGAGTAGGTGGAATTATCAGGGATATACTAGCTATGGGGGCAAGACCAATTGCTATTTTAAACTCTCTTAGATTCGGCCATGTAAATAATAACCGCAATGAATATCTTTTTGAAGGCATAGTTTCAGGAATATCTGGTTATGGAAATTGTATAGGCATTCCAAATATTGGGGGTGAAACTAAATTTTCTGATTCTTATTCTGGGAACCCTTTAGTAAATGCCTTTTGCCTAGGAATTACTAATAAAAACAATTTAATGAGTGCAGCATCTTACACTCCTGGCAATATTATAATGGTAATTGGGTCACCAACTGGACGTGATGGAATTCATGGCGCTTCTGGTTTAGCTTCACGGAATTTAAATAAAAATGAATCAGAACAAGATAAGCGGCCAACGGTTCAAATAGGTAATCCTTTTATGGAAAAAGTTTTAATTGAATCATGCTTAGAAATTGTATCAAAGAACCTTATAGAGTCCCTACAAGATCTGGGAGCAGCGGGACTTACGAGTGCAATTGTAGAAACGGTTGATAAAGGTAAAACTGGGTTTAATATAGACTTGGCCAAGGTTCATCAAAGAGAAAATAATATGACCCCGTATGAAATCATGTTATCTGAGTCACAAGAACGTATGTTGATAGTATTCTCTCCTAAAAATACTAATAAAATCCTATCAATTTTAGATAAATGGGATATAGAGTATTCAACCATTGGAGAAATAACTGATTCTCAAAATGCAGAAATATATTTTGGTGAAAATTTAGTAGGTAACGTTCCAATAAATACTTTAACTACTCCTCCTTTATACAACTTGGATAATACACCTCCAGAAGAAATAATTGAATTACAAAATATTGATCTTTCATCTATACCTACACCAAATAAAGAAAAAGCAAATGAAATACTAATAAAACTACTTAGTAGTCCAAATATTGCTAGTAAAAAACCAATTTTTATCCAATATGACCATCAAGTTCAAACAAATACTATAGCATCTCCAGAAGATGCCGATTCTGCGATTATTCGTATTAAAAATAGCAAGGTTGGTATAGGAATTAGCATCGATGGTAATGGCAAAACAACCTATCTCAACCCATTTGAAGGTGGGAAAATTGCTGTTGCCGAGGCATGTAGAAATTTGATCTGTAGCGGTGTTGCCCCGCTAGCAATTACTAATTGTTTAAATTTTGGTGATCCTACAACCCAACTTGTATCATATCAACTCAATCAATCAGTTAATGGGATATCCGAAGGATGTAATACTTTTGGTATACCAGTAATAAGTGGTAATGTTAGTTTATACAATTCTACCGAAAAAGGTCCAATATTTCCCACCCCGATCATAGGAGCGGTTGGTAAAATTGATGATGTAAAAAATATAACAACTTCAAAGTTTAAAAATTATGACGATTTAGTTATTTTGCTTGGTAGTAATACTCTATCTAATGATCATAATGATTTAGCAGGTAGTGAATACTTAGAAATTATTCACAAACAAATCGCAGGTTCTCCTAAAATTGATTTAGAATTTGAAAATCGATTACAAAAGTGCTGTCTTAATCTTATCAATAATGAACTACTTATTTCTGCACACGATTGTTCTGAAGGGGGAGTTGCAGTAACTCTTGCGGAGTCATGTATTTTATCTAATATTGGATTCGAATCAGAAATTGAAATTAACGAACGATGGGATGTATCTCTTTTCGGAGAAAAACAGTCTCAAATAATTGTTTCTATCAACCCAAATGAGTTGATTTCTTTTTCAGATATTTGTAATGATTTTAATATACCTTTTGTAATATTAGGTGTAACAAAACCCGAAATATTTAAAATAAATTCCTTAATTTCAAATACAGTATCTGAATTAAAAAATGCTTACTCTACTAATTTTGTTGAATAA